The Coffea arabica cultivar ET-39 chromosome 8e, Coffea Arabica ET-39 HiFi, whole genome shotgun sequence genome window below encodes:
- the LOC113722519 gene encoding pentatricopeptide repeat-containing protein At3g29230-like — protein sequence MAVLSSNPVLPTSLQSWNKIIKKQVLEGCQEKAILSFIHMQELGHFADNFTYPILLKAAANLSLDKLGLALHGQIIKNVFCNHSFVQTALVNLYSSFGCSKDAYRVFQQITTKDIVVWNSMLDACAAAGQMEDATSIFGSMPCKDLFSYNTMVSGYARSGNMILAENIFNIIPRRDTISWNSMILACCNAGEMERARKFFNQMPSRNIITWNTMLAGYLGRNCFDSAIALFEEMKEKEYNPDYLTITNVLSACASLGLLEKGEEVHIFALEKGLTSSAHVTTALIEMYAKCGRILSSLQVFYKSQVMDIYGWNAMISGLALHGQAFAAFKLFDDMKGKGLRPDDITFIGLLSACSHSGLVHKGLELFSSMEKKCAVNPKLEHYGCIVDLLGRAGFLCHAFQLIESMPFEPGKSIVGALLGACVIYRDTEIGEKVVKLLLKRNGSLTDGEYMMVANLYASCKNLEEANRWMNMMNASGITKTAGCSIIQVNGEMYRFVAGDKSNLINSNAI from the coding sequence ATGGCTGTGCTTTCTAGCAATCCTGTTCTTCCAACTTCTTTACAATCTTGGAACAAAATCATAAAGAAGCAAGTGCTTGAGGGGTGTCAAGAGAAAGCTATTCTAAGTTTCATACATATGCAAGAACTTGGTCATTTTGCTGATAATTTTACATATCCCATTTTGCTGAAAGCAGCTGCAAATCTTTCGCTGGACAAACTCGGATTAGCCCTTCATGGTCAGATAATAAAAAATGTTTTCTGTAATCATTCTTTTGTTCAAACTGCATTGGTAAATCTGTACTCAAGTTTTGGATGCAGCAAGGATGCCTATAGGGTTTTTCAGCAGATTACCACAAAAGACATCGTTGTTTGGAACTCAATGTTAGATGCATGTGCTGCTGCAGGTCAGATGGAGGATGCAACGAGTATCTTTGGTTCAATGCCTTGTAAGGACCTTTTCTCCTACAACACAATGGTGTCTGGATATGCTAGAAGTGGGAACATGATATTGGCTGAAAATATTTTCAACATAATTCCAAGAAGAGACACGATTTCGTGGAACTCAATGATTTTAGCTTGTTGTAATGCTGGAGAAATGGAGAGAGCAAGgaaatttttcaatcaaatgCCCTCGAGAAATATCATCACATGGAACACAATGCTTGCTGGCTATTTAGGCAGGAATTGCTTTGATTCTGCGATTGCTCTGtttgaggaaatgaaggaaAAGGAGTATAATCCTGATTACTTAACAATTACCAATGTATTATCTGCCTGTGCCAGCTTGGGATTGCTCGAAAAAGGTGAAGAAGTGCACATTTTTGCACTAGAGAAGGGACTAACATCAAGTGCACACGTAACAACTGCTTTGATAGAAATGTATGCTAAATGTGGAAGGATTCTGAGTTCTTTACAGGTTttctacaagtcccaagtcatGGATATCTATGGTTGGAACGCAATGATTTCAGGGCTTGCTCTTCATGGTCAAGCATTTGCTGCTTTTAAACTCTTTGATGATATGAAAGGGAAAGGTTTAAGGCCTGATGACATAACCTTCATTGGCTTGCTTAGTGCATGTAGTCATTCAGGATTAGTACACAAGGGTCTTGAGCTTTTCAGTTCTATGGAGAAGAAATGTGCAGTAAATCCAAAGTTGGAACACTACGGATGCATTGTTGATCTTCTGGGAAGAGCTGGATTTCTATGTCATGCATTTCAACTGATTGAGTCGATGCCGTTCGAACCGGGAAAATCCATTGTAGGTGCTTTGCTTGGTGCTTGTGTGATTTATAGGGATACTGAAATTGGAGAGAAAGTGGTGAAATTGTTGTTGAAAAGAAATGGAAGTTTAACTGATGGGGAGTATATGATGGTGGCTAACTTGTATGCTTCTTGCAAGAATCTGGAAGAGGCTAACAGATGGATGAATATGATGAATGCTTCTGGTATTACCAAGACTGCTGGATGTAGTATCATTCAGGTCAATGGGGAAATGTATAGATTTGTAGCTGGGGATAAAAGCAACTTGATCAATAGTAATGCTATCTAA
- the LOC140012958 gene encoding probable phospholipid hydroperoxide glutathione peroxidase: MSSMAFSSVFSAPLHTLSQANKLNFTPNSVYPVTGSIVSSIKTNFGSSKSAFFQHGFSLPSSNLSGFLLKSSSFSTISARAATEKSIYDFTVKDIDRNDVSLSKFKGKILLIVNVASKCGLTTSNYKELSHIYEKYKTQGFEILAFPCNQFGGQEPGSNPEIKQFACTRFKAEFPIFDKVDVNGPTTAPVYQFLKSNAGGLLGDLIKWNFEKFLVDKNGKVVQRYPPTTSPFQIEKDIQKLLAA; this comes from the exons ATGTCCTCAATGGCATTTTCTTCAGTTTTTTCGGCCCCTTTGCATACTCTTTCGCAAGCTAATAAGCTGAACTTCACTCCAAACTCTGTTTACCCTGTCACGGGTTCTATTGTTTCATCAATCAAAACCAACTTTGGATCATCAAAATCAGCTTTTTTCCAACATGGGTTTTCTCTTCCATCTTCTAATCTTTCAGGGTTTCTGTTAAAGTCTTCATCTTTCAGCACAATCAGTGCTAGAGCTGCCACAGAGAAGAGCATTTATGATTTCACTGTGAAG GATATTGATCGGAATGATGTTTCACTTAGCAAATTCAAAGGGAAGATCCTTCTGATTGTCAATGTAGCATCAAAATG TGGCTTGACAACATCAAACTACAAAGAGCTATCTCATATATATGAGAAGTACAAAACTCAAG GGTTTGAAATTCTAGCCTTCCCTTGTAACCAGTTTGGAGGGCAAGAACCAGGGTCAAATCCAGAAATTAAACAGTTTGCCTGTACAAGGTTTAAAGCagaatttccaatttttgataag GTGGATGTTAATGGACCAACTACTGCCCCAGTCTACCAGTTTTTAAAGTCAAATGCTGGAGGATTATTGGGTGATTTGATCAAGTGGAATTTTGAGAAGTTTCTAGTTGATAAAAATGGCAAAGTTGTTCAAAGATATCCACCTACGACATCTCCTTTCCAGATAGAG AAGGATATCCAGAAGCTACTTGCAGCATAA